GCCCGTCACCGCGCTCAAGCCCTCCGCTTCCGCCCCAGTGCTGGCCGCCAAGGCCAGCGCGCCCACGGAGGCCGCGCCCATCCCGCGCCTGGCCGAGTTGCCCGAGAGCCTGCGACGCGAGCTGCCCAAGCTGGCGATCAGCGGTTCCGTCTATTCCGAAGACCCGGCCAGCCGTTTCGTGATCGCTAATGGCGAGGTGCTGCGCGAAGGCGCCAAGCTCGGCCCCGAGCATGTACTCGAACAAATCGGCACGCGCGAGCTGGTGCTGCGCTTCAAAGGTCAACGCTACCGGCAGGCGCTGTAGGGCTCGCGAACTAACACCCACGCGCGTGGAACCAGAGGTTCGGCCGGCCGGCCGCATTCCGCAGCGGCAGCCACAGCTCGAACACTTCATCCGGCAGGGGGCTGCGCTCGCATTCCTTCACCCCGCTTGCGGCCAGATGCAGCCAGGTCTGCCCATCCACGATGCGGCGGCCCAGCACATGGGCCGAGCGCAAGGCCGGGGCCTTGGCGCGATCGCCAATCTGCAGGCTCTGCCCTGAGTTGCCCGGCTGGCTGCGCGCCTGTTCGATGGCGCCCTCCAGCAGGTAGAGCCAGGGCTTGTCGGCCCAGAGCGCTTCGAGCGAGATGAAGCCTGTTTCGCAAGATTCATGGACCCAGGCGCTGCCCGAGCGCAGGAGCAGCTGGCACCAGGGGCCCGATCTTGCGATGGCGATGGCGGCCGGCTGCTCGTACTCGATCTCGATCGTCGGCAGGGCCTCGGCCTGCGGGGCACCATACCGTCGCAGGCCCACAACTCGCCCGCTGCTGCAACCGCCCTCCGGTTCAGGCTTCGCCGCGCGGACGAGCTCGAGCGTGCCGATGGGCACCTTGGCCCGAGGTTTTGCAAAGATCGGGACAGGCTTGGCCGGCGTCGGGTCGCAGGGATCGGCGCCGAACAGCCCGGGCCAGCGCAGCACGCCCACCATGCCGGCCGGGGGATGGCGTTCGGGCTGCTGGGCGCATGCGGGGTGAACAAGGGCGAACAGGCCCCCAACGATCAGCGCAAGGCTTCTCATGCGGGCAGCCTGTCGGCCATGTCATGCCCTCAGCGCGGACGCTGAACCGCGGTGGCGTCGTCCAGAACGAGAGTGATGCCGCCGAAGTGACGGGCGCACAGGTTGTACATGCCGCAGACGATCCAGGTGCTCAGGTACAGGCTCAGCCACCAGCCGACCGGCACCAGGAACAAGGCCAGAGCCATGGGCATGTTGTGGAACGTGGCGACACCGGGCAGCCAGATGCTCAGCAGGCCGGCCAGAAGCATGCCGGCCAAGGCCAGCGCTCCGCCGACGGCGGCCACGATGCGCGCGGCTGCGCGGGGTGGGATGTGATGGATCACCTGTTGCATGGTGGGTCAGCTGCCTTTCCTCGGGCTCTGCTCGGTTCGGTCATGTTGCGGTGATTCTCGCCCGATAGGGCTGGGGCTCATTCCGCCGCCAGCTTGCCCTTCACATGGCGCGCAAAGTTGTCCAGGATGGCTTGCCAGCCCGTGCGCTGCTGCGCTTCCGAGTGGGTGGTCTCGCCGTCGAACGTGACCGTCACCTGGACGCCTGCGGCGCTCTCGCTGAACTCGACGATGCCGCTGCGGTCGCCAAACACGTACTCGATGCGCTGATGCGGTGCGATGTGCGTGTACTCGCCCGCGAAATCAAAACCAAAGGAGCCGTCCTTGGCCTCCATGCGCGAAGAAAACTTGCCGCCCGGCCGCAGGTCGACGGTGGCCGCGGTCGTGTGCCAATCCGGCGAGGCGGTGTTCCAGACCTTGATGTCCTCGGGCGTGGTGTAGGCCAGCCAGACCGCAGGCAGGGGAGCGGGGACGAGGGTGGTGACGGTGATTTTCATGGGAACTCCGCTGGTTGAGTGTGGGGCAGAAGGTCAGGGCTTTGATTGAACGATGGGAAAACACGGGGGCCGATACGGATCGAGGAAGGCCCGTGTTCTTCGCACCGCCCGCGACCGAGGCGTGTGCTTTCTCTCTCCACCGCACGTTTGACCCCGATGGCCCTCAAGCGCTGATCTGATTCGATCCATTGTCAACCGTGACCGCGCTCTCGAAATAGCGAACGACAGGCTCGGTTTGGTACTTCTCGCGAAC
This region of Paucibacter aquatile genomic DNA includes:
- a CDS encoding SRPBCC domain-containing protein, whose protein sequence is MKITVTTLVPAPLPAVWLAYTTPEDIKVWNTASPDWHTTAATVDLRPGGKFSSRMEAKDGSFGFDFAGEYTHIAPHQRIEYVFGDRSGIVEFSESAAGVQVTVTFDGETTHSEAQQRTGWQAILDNFARHVKGKLAAE